From a single Oreochromis niloticus isolate F11D_XX linkage group LG4, O_niloticus_UMD_NMBU, whole genome shotgun sequence genomic region:
- the ppl gene encoding periplakin translates to MLKKKSKSTTITQPKQTAPTTELTTLIEKLQKNADKVEKNIYDVEQNLNKDVSKINEGKQPLYQEDTNKRILNSLELLNGLDEDVVNARRLQHPQAEMIAQDMKQLRDRVLKLREEHGHIYHLVRTEGKPSINWGNMMDEKLDNLQNKGFGQDLPTVENEVEEHNIFHSEVEALAPHISASGDKEYVSSLQSKYNKLLANSSARQRNLLSLRDYMQRCTNELYWMDQQAEERLKYDWSDNNLDYPARQRQYENFISKCLESKEGTITKLNDDGEKLIASDHPGKNVIEAHMEAVHADWKEHLNLLICEENHLKHMDEYHKFHKEARDTQDLLKRLDTEINQKYNPEFKDMYQMEGLIRELDDEAKAIENFDERVKALQKRSLQVLPLKYRRETPQKLIPVEALCEFDTDDGQIVRGERYTLLRQNGSKWDVKDAAGHKITAPGVCFMFPPTDPEALAIADNLTGQQKAIKQKMAVTKGTLQKRLDELKKTSGTATATDKQEQQCRQLMAGLDKVVSDLDKQEKAIYARVRPPLEQNRSLQDSTDRLQDMKDIAAAVRRIEPEKSSKVQEAQSFLVSNPNCASTSQLHSKVDEANKKYTKVEQLLQCSQEKLKNSNQLESSLQNGKTLLSTYENKLAREEVAPADISSMEKTQRELADIGADLRSQRTLISDTEQNLRLAKSSCENMANKFQEHCPDIERQEADVQRLNKRYNNLNQQTDSRAQSLQRAKMAYKNYRNDYDNLNSWLSRVPNYEPRDTDDPKQVETKLRNQRNLLSDITRKESDLNNVSKNAQLYQQAVKDYETEAEKFKSILDLEDGLVPQTYKRTRLESPAATVKAEEAAIEAKFTEVNAVNKQRLQNLEFASSLLNQQSEIIPVTNVKSVQASAPGEEPWRIRKQLEDEIHRREQLEKEIETIQTDIYVLEGQKPQDTIVKKELIKKVPDPQLDEEVYKVQQKLSEERRTTHVLENDLEVLKLKLRGLETEVKEGAQQYTVKEVLRIERDRGQEEAVRKLREELEELKRQRLIKDNELIEIQKHVTLLAEEKNKEQEVITEEEVIKVQNDPQLESEYRVLLDRKQKEIESRKQLEDELQFLQEKLRRLEKEKSMAEEKISIKEVLKVEKDTAFEREVENLRRQYEDEKAKRRSSQREKTDLQRKIASLEEEKSKVVIQEKVREIVRPDPKAENEVANLRLELVEQQRRYKDAELQLRSLQDELTMLKNRGPQVEVKEIIKEVIKYKIDPQTERELERLRNEIVDKSHQTEKSEMEIRQLRDEIERWKNTKPQVQTKEVVNEVLQYREDPKTKEEIEMLKRKLADEQQKRLDLERERTEQEEKIRLRKMDLSQVREKIVQQEVVKMEEDPVLKSECDSFLHNINNEQKQKESLKTELYQLQRQKTDLDMQLEELERERRARRDAELEIQRLRVRLNELEIRDKENREKVTVKQKVVLQQDPQQEKEHSILKLQLDEERHKRTLLEKELNALIQQQITLEKVDVKERVVRTEKVQVERDPEAEIEIENLKRTLEDEKRRRRELDQELSTLNSRLSDMEFSNTKSTKELDYIRDESSRLQQENQRLQNEIRKLRSEIEITSKETRLITESAPREDSKNLELRLDSLQKELAELRAVTNQKDDEIEKLKKNLAAVRMKREQRESHLRRSIVVIDPDTGKEMRPEEAYKLGLIDWKMFVNLQSQECDWEEISVKGPQGESSVLHDRKSGKKFSIDDALRLGHITNRQLQQYLNKEISIQEFGALVSGKNRGL, encoded by the exons ATGCTGAAGAAGAAGAGCAAGTCCACCACGATAACGCAGCCGAAACAGAC TGCTCCCACCACAGAACTCACCACACTGATCGAGAAGCTGCAGAAGAATGCTGATAAAGTGGAAAAGAATATCTACGATGTGGAGCAGAACCTCAACAAG GATGTGAGCAAGATCAATGAGGGGAAGCAGCCCCTGTATCAAGAAGACACCAACAAGAGAATCCTCAATTCTCTGGAGCTGCTGAATGGCCTGGATGAGGATGTCGTCAACGCCAGGCGCCTTCAGCATCCGCAGGCTGAGATGATAGCACAGGA CATGAAGCAACTGCGTGACAGAGTGCTGAAGCTGAGAGAGGAGCACGGCCATATCTACCACCTGGTCCGCACTGAGGGCAAGCCCAGCATCAACTGGGGGAACATGATGGATGAAAAGCTG GACAATCTGCAAAACAAGGGCTTTGGCCAGGACCTGCCCACTGTGGAGAACGAGGTGGAGGAACACAACATCTTCCACAGCGAGGTGGAGGCTCTGGCTCCTCACATCTCTGCCAGCGGAGACAAG GAGTACGTCAGCAGCCTTCAGTCAAAGTACAACAAACTGCTG GCTAACTCCAGCGCTCGACAGCGCAACCTGCTGAGCCTGCGAGACTACATGCAGCGCTGCACCAACGAGCTGTACTGGATGGACCAGCAAGCGGAAGAGAGGCTCAAATACGACTGGAGTGACAACAACCTGGACTACCCTGCCCGCCAGAGGCAGTACGAG AATTTCATCAGTAAATGTCTGGAGTCCAAGGAGGGCACCATCACCAAGCTGAACGATGATGGAGAAAAGCTGATTGCCTCTGACCATCCAGGGAAGAATGTTATCGAG GCTCATATGGAAGCAGTCCACGCTGACTGGAAGGAGCATCTGAACCTGCTCATCTGTGAGGAGAACCACCTCAAACACATGGATGAGTACCACAAG TTCCACAAGGAGGCACGCGACACTCAGGACCTACTGAAGCGTCTGGACACAGAGATCAACCAGAAGTACAACCCCGAGTTCAAAGATATGTATCAGATGGAGGGCCTGATCAGGGAGCTGGAC GACGAAGCCAAGGCCATCGAGAACTTTGACGAGCGGGTTAAGGCCCTTCAGAAGCGCAGCCTTCAGGTGTTGCCTCTGAAGTACCGCAGGGAAACGCCCCAGAAGCTGATCCCTGTCGAGGCTCTGTGTGAATTTGACACCGATGAC GGTCAGATCGTGCGGGGGGAGAGGTACACTCTCCTGCGGCAAAATGGTTCCAAATGGGACGTGAAGGATGCAGCCGGACACAAGATCACTGCCCCGGGCGTCTGCTTCATGTTCCCCCCCACCGACCCCGAGGCTCTGGCCATCGCTGACAA CCTGACCGGCCAGCAGAAAGCTAtcaaacagaagatggcagtcACCAAGGGAACTCTGCAGAAACGCTTGGACGAGCTGAAGAAGACGAGCGGAACTGCAACCGCTACAG ACAAACAGGAACAGCAGTGCCGCCAGCTGATGGCTGGTCTGGATAAGGTTGTCAGTGACCtggacaaacaggagaaagccATCTATGCTCGAGTGCGCCCACCGCTGGAACAGAACAGGTCACTGCAGGACAGTACTGACCGCCTGCAGGACATGAAA GacattgctgctgctgtcagaagGATTGAACCAGAAAAGTCTTCTAAAGTGCAGGAAGCACAGAGCTTCTTGGTCTCAAACCCAAATTGTGCCAGCACATCTCAACTTCACAGCAAAGTGGATGAGGCCAACAAGAAGTACACCAAGGTGGAGCAACTTCTTCAGTGCTCTCAGGAGAA GCTGAAGAATTCCAACCAGCTGGAGTCATCTCTGCAAAATGGAAAGACCTTACTGTCCACCTACGAGAACAAGCTGGCCAGGGAGGAGGTTGCTCCAGCTGACATCTCTTCAATGGAGAAAACCCAGCGGGAACTTGCA GATATCGGAGCAGACCTGCGGTCACAGAGGACACTGATCTCTGACACAGAGCAGAACCTGCGACTGGCCAAGAGCAGCTGTGAGAACATGGCCAACAAGTTCCAAGAGCACTGCCCTGACATCGAGAGGCAGGAAGCTGATGTCCAGAGACTCAACAAGCGATACAATAACCTCAACCAGCAGACTGACTCGAG GGCTCAAAGCCTGCAGAGAGCCAAGATGGCATACAAAAACTACCGCAATGATTATGACAATTTGAACAGCTGGCTCTCTCGTGTTCCAAATTACGAGCCCCGAGACACTGATGACCCAAAACAAGTGGAGACGAAGCTGAGAAATCAGAGG AACCTGCTATCTGATATAACGAGAAAGGAGTCTGATTTAAACAATGTCTCCAAAAATGCCCAGCTGTACCAGCAAGCTGTCAAA GACTATGAGACTGAAGCTGAGAAGTTCAAATCCATCCTCGATCTTGAAGATGGACTTGTACCTCAGACATACAAGAGGACCAGATTGGAATCACCTGCAGCAACAGTCAAGGCGGAG GAAGCAGCTATTGAGGCAAAGTTTACTGAGGTGAATGCTGTGAATAAGCAAAGACTGCAGAATCTGGAGTTTGCCAGCAGTCTTCTGAACCAG CAATCTGAGATTATCCCAGTTACAAATGTCAAGTCGGTCCAAGCCAGTGCCCCTGGTGAAGAGCCATGGAGAATAAGAAAACAGCTAGAAGATGAGATCCATAGGCGGGAGCAACTAGAAAAAGAAATAGAGACCATTCAGACTGACATTTATGTCCTTGAAGGACAAAAGCCCCAGGATACAATTGTTAAGAAGGAGCTAATTAAAAAGGTTCCAGACCCCCAGCTGGATGAGGAAGTCTACAAAGTCCAGCAGAAGTTGTCAGAGGAGCGCCGCACTACCCATGTCCTGGAGAATGACCTTGAGGTACTAAAGTTGAAGCTGCGTGGCCTTGAGACAGAGGTCAAAGAAGGGGCACAGCAGTACACAGTGAAGGAGGTCTTGCGTATAGAAAGAGACCGTGGTCAGGAGGAGGCGGTCCGAAAGCTTCGGGAGGAGCTGGAAGAGCTAAAAAGGCAGAGGTTGATTAAAGACAACGAGCTCATTGAGATCCAAAAACATGTTACACTCCTGGCTGAGGAGAAGAACAAGGAACAGGAGGTAATCACTGAAGAGGAGGTGATCAAAGTCCAGAATGACCCCCAACTTGAAAGTGAGTACCGGGTGCTGCTTGACAGGAAACAGAAGGAAATAGAAAGCAGAAAGCAGCTGGAGGATGAGTTGCAATTTCTTCAAGAAAAGCTTCGAAGACTGGAGAAGGAGAAATCAATGGCTGAGGAAAAGATTTCCATCAAGGAAGTGCTGAAAGTTGAGAAGGATACTGCCTTTGAAAGAGAGGTTGAAAACCTTAGGAGGCAGTACGAAGATGAGAAGGCCAAAAGAAGATCATCACAGCGGGAAAAGACTGACCTCCAGAGGAAAATTGCAAGCCtggaagaggagaagtctaagGTTGTGATTCAAGAGAAAGTACGAGAGATTGTCCGGCCCGATCCCAAGGCTGAGAATGAAGTGGCCAATCTCCGTCTTGAACTTGTAGAGCAACAGAGGCGGTATAAAGATGCGGAGCTCCAGTTGAGATCTCTGCAGGATGAGCTGACCATGCTCAAGAACAGAGGGCCTCAAGTCGAAGTTAAAGAGATCATCAAAGAAGTAATCAAATATAAGATAGATCCACAAACTGAAAGAGAGCTGGAGAGACTACGCAATGAAATTGTAGATAAAAGCCACCAGACTGAGAAATCTGAGATGGAAATCCGCCAGCTTCGAGATGAAATCGAAAGATGGAAGAATACCAAACCCCAAGTGCAGACCAAAGAGGTTGTCAATGAAGTGCTGCAGTACAGAGAAGATCCAAAGACTAAGGAAGAAATTGAAATGCTAAAGAGGAAGCTGGCTGATGAACAGCAGAAACGCCTGGACCTTGAGAGAGAACGGAcagaacaagaagaaaaaattaGACTAAGAAAGATGGATCTGTCTCAGGTCCGTGAGAAGATTGTTCAGCAAGAAGTGGTCAAGATGGAAGAGGATCCTGTCCTTAAGTCAGAATGTGACAGCTTCTTACATAACATCAACAATGAGCAAAAACAGAAGGAAAGCCTAAAGACAGAGCTCTACCAATTGCAGAGACAGAAGACTGACCTGGACATGCAGCTGGAAGAACTGGAGCGTGAGCGCAGGGCAAGGCGTGATGCAGAACTAGAGATCCAGAGGCTTCGGGTTAGACTTAATGAGCTAGAAATCCGTGACAAAGAAAATCGTGAAAAGGTGACAGTCAAACAAAAGGTGGTTCTGCAGCAGGATCCTCAACAGGAGAAGGAACACTCCATTCTCAAACTACAACTTGACGAAGAGCGGCACAAACGCACCCTCCTTGAGAAAGAGTTGAATGCCCTTATTCAGCAGCAGATCACCCTGGAAAAGGTAGATGTGAAGGAAAGGGTTGTCCGCACTGAGAAAGTCCAAGTTGAGCGGGACCCAGAGGCAGAGATTGAGATTGAGAACCTAAAGAGAACTCTGGAAGATGAGAAAAGAAGAAGGCGAGAACTTGACCAAGAACTATCCACCCTCAATTCCAGGCTCTCTGATATGGAGTTTTCTAACACCAAGTCTACCAAAGAATTGGACTACATCCGTGATGAAAGTAGCCGATTGCAGCAGGAAAACCAAAGGCTGCAAAATGAGATTCGCAAGCTTCGGTCAGAGATTGAGATCACAAGCAAAGAGACTCGGCTTATTACGGAGTCTGCGCCAAGAGAGGATTCAAAGAACTTGGAGTTGAGGCTTGATTCATTACAGAAGGAATTGGCAGAGCTGAGGGCTGTAACAAACCAGAAGGATGATGAAATAGAGAAGCTTAAAAAGAACCTGGCAGCTGTGAGGATGAAGAGGGAACAGAGGGAAAGCCATCTCCGCAGGTCTATTGTCGTCATCGACCCAGATACCGGCAAGGAGATGCGACCAGAGGAAGCCTACAAACTAGGGCTGATCGACTGGAAGATGTTTGTCAACCTGCAGAGCCAGGAGTGTGACTGGGAAGAGATCTCAGTCAAAGGGCCGCAGGGAGAATCCTCTGTGCTTCATGACAGAAAATCAGGAAAAAAGTTTTCCATCGATGATGCACTGCGCCTTGGACACATCACAAATCGCCAGCTTCAGCAGTacttaaataaagaaatctCTATCCAGGAGTTTGGTGCATTGGTATCAGGCAAGAACAGGGGGCTCTAA